Proteins encoded together in one Pseudomonas sp. Seg1 window:
- a CDS encoding flavin monoamine oxidase family protein, which translates to MSVGWLRACALVMLGLFSVTALAKDKTAIVIGGGLSGLTAAYELQNKGWQVTLLEAKPSLGGRSGMATSEWIGNDKTQPVLNKYVSTFKLGTTPAPEFVRTPGYLIDGEYFSAADLATKQPATADALKRYQKTLDDLARSIDDPQNPAATNTLHALDQINVSSWLDKQNLPATARQLINQDIRTHYDEPSRLSLLYFAQQNRVYRGISDRDLRASRLVGGSQVLAQAFVKQIKTIKTNSPVSAITQDKDGVTVKVGSVGYQADYVVLAVPLRALNKIALTPALDAQHLAAIKGTNYGWRDQIMLKFKTPVWESKARMSGEIYSNAGLGMLWIEPALKGGANVVINLSGDNARVMQAFGDKQMVDQVLIRLHAFYPQARGSFTGYEIRRYSTDPSMGGAYLAYGPGQISKFWRIWERPLQRVAFAGEHTDTLYPGTLEGALRTGQRAASQVEDLAAGKSFEPAKVVPAAAAAGAAGAVAAKKGNFFSNLFGGSDDEKKPEPVKAPEPAPAPVAPAPAPTPAPAPAPVEAPKPAAPVKAEPAKKAAAKPAAKKPAAKTEVKKPAAKPAAKKAEPAKKPAAKPAAATETKVQ; encoded by the coding sequence ATGTCTGTCGGTTGGCTGCGCGCCTGTGCGCTGGTGATGTTGGGGCTGTTCAGCGTTACGGCGCTGGCCAAGGATAAAACCGCAATCGTGATCGGCGGCGGCCTGTCGGGCCTGACCGCCGCTTACGAACTGCAAAACAAAGGCTGGCAGGTCACGCTGCTGGAAGCCAAGCCAAGTCTGGGCGGTCGCTCGGGCATGGCCACCAGCGAGTGGATCGGCAACGACAAGACCCAGCCGGTGCTGAACAAGTACGTTTCGACTTTCAAGCTGGGCACCACGCCAGCGCCGGAATTCGTGCGGACGCCGGGTTATCTGATCGACGGCGAGTATTTCTCTGCTGCTGATCTGGCGACCAAGCAACCGGCCACCGCCGATGCCTTGAAGCGCTATCAGAAAACCCTCGACGATCTGGCGCGTTCGATTGATGACCCGCAAAACCCGGCGGCGACCAACACTCTGCACGCACTGGATCAGATCAACGTGTCGAGCTGGCTCGACAAGCAGAACCTGCCGGCCACGGCGCGTCAGTTGATCAACCAGGACATCCGCACTCACTACGACGAGCCTTCGCGCCTGTCGCTGCTGTATTTCGCTCAGCAGAACCGCGTCTATCGCGGCATCTCCGACCGTGACCTGCGCGCTTCGCGTCTGGTCGGCGGCAGCCAGGTGCTGGCACAGGCGTTCGTCAAACAGATCAAGACCATCAAGACCAACTCGCCGGTCTCGGCCATCACTCAGGACAAGGACGGCGTGACCGTCAAAGTCGGCAGTGTTGGCTACCAGGCCGACTACGTGGTGCTGGCCGTGCCACTGCGCGCGCTGAACAAGATTGCGCTGACCCCGGCGCTGGACGCTCAGCACCTGGCCGCGATCAAGGGCACCAACTACGGCTGGCGCGACCAGATCATGCTGAAGTTCAAGACGCCGGTGTGGGAAAGCAAGGCGCGCATGTCCGGCGAGATCTACAGCAACGCCGGTCTGGGCATGCTCTGGATCGAGCCAGCGCTGAAGGGCGGCGCCAACGTGGTGATCAACCTCTCTGGCGACAACGCCCGTGTGATGCAGGCGTTTGGCGACAAGCAGATGGTCGATCAGGTGCTGATCCGTCTGCACGCGTTTTATCCACAGGCCCGTGGCTCGTTCACCGGTTATGAAATCCGTCGCTACAGCACCGACCCGTCGATGGGCGGCGCCTACCTGGCTTACGGCCCGGGCCAGATCAGCAAGTTCTGGCGTATCTGGGAACGTCCGCTGCAACGCGTAGCGTTCGCCGGCGAACACACCGACACCTTGTACCCGGGCACACTGGAAGGCGCGCTGCGCACCGGCCAGCGTGCGGCCAGTCAGGTTGAAGATCTGGCAGCTGGCAAATCGTTTGAACCGGCGAAAGTGGTACCGGCCGCAGCAGCGGCAGGCGCGGCGGGTGCCGTGGCAGCGAAGAAGGGCAACTTCTTCAGCAATCTGTTTGGTGGTTCGGATGACGAGAAGAAGCCTGAGCCTGTGAAAGCGCCAGAGCCGGCTCCAGCTCCGGTCGCTCCAGCGCCTGCGCCGACCCCGGCACCTGCGCCAGCTCCGGTGGAGGCACCGAAGCCTGCCGCTCCGGTGAAAGCCGAGCCTGCGAAGAAAGCGGCGGCCAAGCCAGCGGCGAAGAAGCCTGCGGCTAAAACCGAAGTGAAAAAGCCTGCGGCGAAACCGGCAGCGAAGAAGGCTGAACCGGCGAAGAAGCCAGCAGCCAAGCCTGCTGCAGCGACTGAGACCAAGGTGCAGTAA
- a CDS encoding YceI family protein, translated as MLKKTLAALAIGSALLSAGQAMAADYKIDKEGQHAFVDWKISHLGYSFIHGTFKDFDGTFSWDSAKPEASKIAVDVKTASLWSNHAERDKHIASKDFLDVGKFADAKFVSTAVKSTGDKTADVTGDLTLHGVTKPVTFKATFNGEGKDPWGGERAGFNAKTTLNLNDFGIKGPGPSSQTADLDISLEGVKVK; from the coding sequence ATGTTGAAAAAGACTCTGGCCGCTCTGGCAATCGGTTCTGCACTGCTCTCGGCTGGTCAGGCCATGGCTGCGGATTACAAAATCGACAAGGAAGGCCAGCACGCCTTCGTTGACTGGAAAATCAGCCACCTGGGTTACAGCTTCATCCACGGTACGTTCAAAGACTTCGACGGTACTTTCTCGTGGGATTCGGCCAAGCCTGAAGCCAGCAAGATTGCCGTTGACGTGAAAACCGCCAGCCTGTGGTCGAACCATGCCGAGCGTGACAAGCACATCGCCAGCAAAGACTTCCTCGACGTGGGCAAATTCGCTGACGCCAAGTTCGTCTCCACCGCCGTCAAGTCGACCGGTGACAAGACCGCTGACGTGACCGGTGACCTGACCCTGCACGGTGTGACCAAGCCTGTGACCTTCAAGGCCACGTTCAACGGCGAAGGCAAGGATCCATGGGGCGGCGAACGTGCTGGCTTTAACGCCAAGACCACGCTTAACCTGAACGATTTCGGGATCAAGGGCCCAGGTCCTTCCTCGCAAACCGCGGACCTGGACATCTCGCTGGAAGGTGTGAAAGTTAAATAA
- a CDS encoding hemolysin III family protein — protein sequence MYHGERLNAWTHLVGAVAAFIGGVWMLVIASLDGSPWKIVSVAIYAFTLLVLYSASTVYHSVRGRKKAIMKKVDHFSIYLLIAGSYTPFCLVTLRGVWGWTLFGIVWGLALIGILQEIKPRSEARILSIVIYAVMGWIVLVAVKPLIAALGTIGFAWLATGGVLYTVGIIFFALDHRLRHAHGIWHLFVIAGSLLHFVAIMFYVL from the coding sequence ATGTATCACGGAGAACGATTGAACGCCTGGACCCATCTGGTCGGGGCGGTGGCGGCTTTTATCGGCGGGGTGTGGATGCTGGTGATCGCCAGCCTGGATGGCAGTCCATGGAAGATTGTCAGTGTGGCGATTTACGCTTTCACCCTGCTGGTGCTTTACAGCGCATCGACCGTGTACCACAGCGTGCGCGGGCGCAAAAAAGCGATCATGAAGAAGGTTGATCACTTTTCGATCTACCTGTTGATTGCCGGCAGTTATACGCCGTTCTGTCTGGTGACCCTGCGCGGGGTGTGGGGCTGGACGCTGTTCGGGATTGTCTGGGGGCTGGCGCTGATCGGGATCTTGCAGGAGATCAAACCGCGTTCCGAGGCGCGGATTCTGTCGATCGTGATCTACGCGGTGATGGGCTGGATCGTGCTGGTGGCGGTCAAGCCATTGATTGCGGCGCTGGGCACCATCGGTTTTGCCTGGCTGGCCACGGGCGGCGTGCTGTACACCGTGGGGATTATCTTTTTTGCCCTGGACCACCGGTTGCGACATGCACACGGGATCTGGCATCTGTTCGTCATCGCCGGGAGCCTGCTGCACTTTGTGGCGATTATGTTTTACGTCCTGTAG
- a CDS encoding 16S rRNA (uracil(1498)-N(3))-methyltransferase: MRLSRFFIDAPLSTGEHELPEAQAHYISRVLRMAEGDAVQLFDGSGHEFRGSLVEVGKKRVVVQIDEQLPGQVESPLQIHLGQGLSRGERMDWAIQKATELGVNEITPIFSDRCEVRLKDERADKRLLHWRQVAISACEQCGRSRVPVIHPPVLLADWIKQTEADLKLVLHPVAQPMVSHAKPATLAFLIGPEGGLTDAEVEQAKGNGFHAARLGPRVLRTETAPVVALAVAQQLWGDF, translated from the coding sequence ATGAGACTGTCCCGCTTCTTTATCGACGCCCCCCTGAGCACTGGCGAACACGAATTGCCGGAAGCCCAGGCGCATTACATCAGCCGCGTGCTGCGCATGGCCGAGGGCGATGCGGTGCAGCTGTTCGACGGCTCCGGTCATGAGTTTCGCGGATCGCTGGTAGAAGTCGGCAAGAAACGCGTCGTCGTACAGATAGACGAACAATTGCCCGGCCAGGTCGAATCGCCGCTGCAGATCCACCTCGGCCAGGGCCTTTCCCGTGGCGAGCGGATGGACTGGGCGATCCAGAAAGCCACCGAGTTGGGCGTGAATGAAATCACCCCGATCTTCAGCGACCGCTGCGAAGTCCGCCTGAAGGACGAACGCGCCGACAAACGCCTGCTGCACTGGCGTCAGGTGGCGATCAGCGCTTGTGAGCAATGCGGGCGTTCGCGGGTGCCGGTGATTCATCCGCCGGTGCTGTTGGCGGACTGGATCAAACAGACCGAGGCTGATCTGAAGCTGGTGCTGCACCCGGTTGCCCAGCCGATGGTGAGCCATGCCAAACCGGCGACGTTGGCGTTTCTGATCGGGCCTGAGGGTGGGCTGACGGATGCTGAGGTTGAGCAGGCCAAGGGCAACGGCTTCCATGCCGCCCGCCTCGGCCCGCGAGTGTTGCGCACCGAGACCGCGCCGGTGGTTGCACTGGCGGTGGCCCAACAACTTTGGGGTGATTTCTAG
- a CDS encoding LysR substrate-binding domain-containing protein — MLIDEELTLKKLEVFLAFMRTGNLARAAAELQTSNVSVHRAIHSLESALRCPLFKHEGRNLTPLESAYVLEERAQKLIQDVVESVRLTREAAGFSAERFKLGSLYSLTVKTVPQLIMGLKIRRSELNIDLILGSNIDLLYKLKNMEVDAILVSLDDSINDPDCEQIALFSDDIFLATPADSRFAQRSEVDLAEVRDETFITLTQGFATHQDGVRVFKQAGFEPKVAMQVNDIFTLLSMVSSGVGYALLPGRIAAVYENRVKLIPLQEKYRLQQHIGVVFLKAKERDPNLLALLAECRMYANRQITP, encoded by the coding sequence ATGCTGATCGACGAAGAATTGACCCTGAAAAAACTCGAGGTGTTCCTCGCCTTCATGCGCACCGGCAATCTGGCCCGCGCCGCTGCCGAATTGCAGACCAGCAATGTCAGCGTGCATCGCGCGATTCACTCGCTGGAGAGTGCCCTGCGTTGTCCGCTGTTCAAGCACGAAGGCCGCAACCTGACACCACTGGAAAGCGCTTATGTGCTGGAAGAACGCGCACAGAAGCTGATTCAGGACGTGGTCGAAAGCGTACGCCTGACCCGCGAAGCCGCCGGGTTCTCCGCTGAACGTTTCAAGCTTGGCTCGTTGTATTCGCTGACGGTGAAGACCGTACCGCAACTGATCATGGGCCTGAAGATCCGCCGCAGCGAACTCAACATCGATCTGATTCTTGGCTCAAACATCGACCTGCTCTACAAGCTGAAGAACATGGAAGTCGACGCGATCCTGGTGTCGCTGGACGACAGCATCAACGACCCGGATTGCGAGCAGATTGCGCTGTTTTCCGATGACATTTTTCTCGCGACGCCAGCAGATTCAAGGTTTGCCCAGCGCAGTGAGGTGGATTTGGCGGAAGTACGTGATGAAACGTTCATCACGCTGACCCAAGGCTTCGCGACCCATCAGGATGGTGTGCGGGTTTTCAAGCAGGCGGGGTTCGAACCGAAAGTGGCGATGCAGGTGAATGACATTTTCACGCTGCTGAGCATGGTCAGTTCAGGGGTGGGTTATGCGTTGCTGCCAGGGCGGATTGCGGCGGTGTATGAGAACCGGGTGAAGTTGATTCCGTTGCAGGAGAAGTACCGGTTGCAGCAGCACATTGGTGTGGTGTTCTTGAAGGCCAAGGAGAGGGATCCGAATCTGCTGGCGTTGTTGGCGGAGTGTCGGATGTATGCCAATCGGCAGATCACCCCATGA
- a CDS encoding adenosylmethionine--8-amino-7-oxononanoate transaminase, which translates to MGLNNQWMQRDLAVLWHPCTQMKDHEQLPLIPIKRGEGVWLEDFEGKRYLDAVSSWWVNVFGHANPRINQRIKDQVDQLEHVILAGFSHQPVIELSERLVKMTPEGLNRVFYADNGSSCIEVALKMSFHYWLNRGQPAKKRFVTLTNSYHGETMAAMAVGDVPLFTETYKALLMDTIKVPSPDCYGRPEGMSWAEHSRNMFAAMEQTLAEHHDSVAAVIVEPLIQGAGGMRMYHPVYLKLLREACDRYGVHLILDEIAVGFGRTGTMFACEQAGIRPDFLCLSKALTGGYLPLAACLTTDEVYSAFYDDYPTLRAFLHSHSYTGNPLACAAALATLDIFEQDNVIENNKALAQRMASATAHLVDHPNVSEVRQTGMVLAIEMVKDKATKEAYPWQERRGLKVFQHALERGALLRPLGSVVYFLPPYVITPEQIDFLAEVASEGIDIATRDSVSVAVPKDFHPGFRDPG; encoded by the coding sequence ATGGGCCTGAATAACCAGTGGATGCAACGCGATCTCGCGGTGCTGTGGCATCCCTGCACCCAGATGAAAGACCACGAACAGCTGCCGCTGATCCCGATCAAGCGCGGCGAAGGCGTCTGGCTCGAAGACTTCGAAGGCAAGCGCTACCTCGACGCGGTCAGCTCGTGGTGGGTCAATGTGTTCGGCCACGCCAACCCGCGCATCAACCAGCGCATCAAGGATCAGGTCGATCAACTGGAACACGTGATTCTGGCCGGTTTCAGCCATCAACCGGTGATCGAGCTGTCCGAGCGTCTGGTGAAGATGACGCCGGAAGGCCTGAACCGGGTGTTCTACGCCGATAACGGGTCGTCCTGCATCGAAGTCGCGCTGAAAATGAGCTTTCACTACTGGCTCAATCGCGGCCAGCCTGCCAAGAAGCGCTTTGTCACTCTGACCAACAGCTACCACGGCGAAACCATGGCGGCGATGGCCGTTGGCGACGTGCCGCTGTTCACCGAGACCTATAAAGCGCTGCTGATGGACACCATCAAGGTGCCGAGCCCGGATTGCTACGGGCGCCCTGAAGGCATGAGCTGGGCAGAGCACTCGCGCAATATGTTCGCGGCCATGGAGCAAACCCTGGCCGAGCATCATGACAGTGTTGCGGCAGTGATCGTCGAGCCGCTGATTCAAGGCGCCGGCGGCATGCGCATGTATCACCCGGTGTATCTGAAACTGCTGCGCGAGGCCTGCGACCGCTACGGCGTGCATTTGATCCTCGACGAAATCGCCGTCGGCTTCGGCCGTACCGGGACGATGTTTGCCTGCGAGCAGGCCGGCATCCGTCCGGACTTCCTCTGCCTGTCCAAGGCCCTGACCGGTGGTTACCTGCCGCTGGCGGCGTGCCTGACCACCGACGAGGTTTACAGCGCGTTCTACGACGATTATCCAACACTGCGCGCCTTCCTCCATTCGCACAGCTACACCGGCAATCCGCTGGCGTGCGCGGCGGCGTTGGCGACGCTGGATATCTTCGAGCAGGACAATGTGATCGAGAACAACAAGGCACTGGCCCAGCGCATGGCCTCGGCGACGGCACATCTGGTCGATCACCCGAACGTCTCTGAAGTGCGCCAGACCGGCATGGTGCTGGCCATCGAGATGGTCAAGGATAAAGCCACGAAAGAGGCCTACCCTTGGCAGGAGCGCCGTGGCTTGAAGGTGTTCCAGCATGCGCTGGAGCGTGGCGCGTTGCTGCGGCCGCTGGGCAGCGTGGTGTATTTCCTGCCGCCGTACGTGATCACCCCGGAACAGATCGACTTCCTCGCCGAAGTCGCCAGCGAAGGTATCGACATTGCTACGCGTGACAGTGTCAGCGTGGCGGTGCCGAAAGACTTTCACCCCGGTTTCCGCGATCCGGGCTGA
- a CDS encoding cytochrome b: MQLRNSSSRYGWVSIFMHWGVALVVFGLFALGLWMVGLDYYSTWRKDAPDLHKSIGLVLLGVMVLRVVWRFISPPPPTLQSYSRMTRIGAKFGHGFLYLALFAVMIAGYLISTADGVGIPVFGLFEVPALVSGLPDQADTAGVIHLWLAWALVIFSGLHALAALKHHFIDRDATLTRMLGRKA; encoded by the coding sequence ATGCAGCTACGTAACTCTTCTTCGCGCTATGGTTGGGTCAGCATCTTCATGCACTGGGGCGTGGCGCTGGTGGTCTTCGGGCTGTTCGCGTTGGGTCTGTGGATGGTCGGGCTGGATTACTACAGTACCTGGCGCAAAGACGCGCCGGATCTGCACAAGAGCATCGGTCTGGTGCTGCTCGGTGTGATGGTCTTGCGGGTGGTGTGGCGCTTTATCAGCCCACCGCCGCCGACGCTGCAAAGCTACAGCCGCATGACCCGCATCGGCGCCAAGTTCGGCCACGGGTTTCTGTATCTGGCGCTGTTCGCTGTGATGATTGCCGGTTACCTGATTTCCACCGCAGACGGTGTCGGGATTCCGGTGTTTGGCCTGTTTGAAGTTCCTGCACTGGTCTCCGGGCTACCGGATCAGGCAGATACCGCTGGGGTGATTCATCTCTGGCTGGCGTGGGCGCTGGTAATTTTTTCCGGTCTCCATGCGTTGGCAGCATTGAAGCACCACTTTATCGATCGTGATGCGACCCTGACGCGAATGCTCGGTCGCAAAGCCTGA